A single genomic interval of Adhaeribacter pallidiroseus harbors:
- a CDS encoding endonuclease/exonuclease/phosphatase family protein — MKFQRFLFLVVFLFFFSGLVQAQQLRVGTFNIRYDNPQDVGNLWVDRAPVVANLIRFHDFDIFGTQEALKNQLDDINKTLPQYTRYGKGRDDGQEKGEHSAIFFKKDRFKLLKNGDFWLSQTPDKPSLGWDATCCKRICSWVYLQDQQTKKKFYFFNAHYDHQGVQARQESSKLILQKIKEIAGAEPVIFTGDLNGDRSSEWYQAIANSGQVSDTFKAVKDPYANNASFNAFGKKLDGDEVIDHVFATSHFKTLKWGILTDTYHGKFPSDHFPVLVELSLSAK, encoded by the coding sequence ATGAAATTTCAACGTTTTCTTTTTCTGGTAGTTTTCCTTTTCTTTTTCTCCGGCCTAGTGCAGGCTCAGCAATTAAGGGTCGGTACTTTTAACATTCGCTACGATAATCCGCAGGACGTCGGGAACTTGTGGGTGGACCGGGCCCCGGTAGTAGCTAATTTAATTCGCTTTCATGATTTTGATATTTTCGGTACGCAGGAAGCCTTAAAAAATCAACTAGACGATATTAATAAAACGTTGCCCCAGTACACCCGGTACGGTAAGGGCCGCGACGATGGTCAGGAAAAAGGCGAACATTCGGCTATATTTTTTAAAAAAGACCGGTTTAAACTCCTCAAAAATGGCGATTTCTGGTTATCACAAACTCCGGACAAACCTTCGCTGGGCTGGGATGCTACGTGCTGTAAGCGCATTTGCTCCTGGGTTTACCTGCAGGACCAGCAGACCAAAAAGAAATTTTACTTCTTTAATGCGCACTACGACCACCAGGGCGTACAAGCCCGGCAAGAAAGCAGTAAGTTGATCTTACAGAAAATAAAAGAAATTGCCGGCGCGGAGCCCGTTATTTTTACCGGCGATTTAAACGGCGACCGCAGCAGCGAATGGTACCAGGCCATTGCCAATTCCGGCCAAGTTTCGGATACGTTTAAAGCCGTGAAAGATCCTTACGCCAACAATGCATCTTTTAACGCTTTCGGGAAAAAACTAGACGGCGACGAAGTGATTGATCATGTTTTTGCCACCAGTCATTTTAAAACTTTAAAATGGGGCATTTTAACCGATACCTACCACGGCAAATTTCCTTCCGACCATTTTCCGGTACTGGTAGAACTAAGCCTGAGCGCCAAATAA
- a CDS encoding lysozyme inhibitor LprI family protein gives MRQILTMLFVLISSVVYSQNNEIITNQKAQLLDRYNFDDDCGNGAQQDINICLGKAIEKLEKLLFDKYRCLISSLDMAIQKNSLEDKQQASEYKKIKKAIITSQKTFEKLKKQNTIFYLSYYREGTERPMFFGLSKIQDLKDRLNRLDDYLETLEQDNVIKCK, from the coding sequence ATGAGACAAATATTGACTATGTTATTTGTTCTGATTTCCTCAGTTGTCTATTCTCAAAACAATGAGATTATAACAAATCAAAAGGCACAGCTTTTAGATAGATATAATTTTGATGATGATTGTGGAAATGGAGCGCAGCAAGATATAAATATTTGTTTAGGCAAAGCAATTGAAAAACTTGAAAAGTTATTGTTTGACAAATATAGATGCTTAATTTCTTCACTTGATATGGCCATCCAAAAGAATTCCTTAGAAGATAAACAACAGGCTTCAGAGTATAAGAAAATCAAAAAAGCTATTATTACCTCTCAAAAGACTTTTGAAAAATTAAAAAAGCAAAATACTATTTTTTACCTATCTTATTATAGAGAAGGAACAGAGCGTCCCATGTTTTTCGGTTTGAGTAAAATACAAGACTTAAAAGATAGACTCAATCGATTAGATGATTATTTGGAGACATTGGAACAAGATAACGTAATTAAATGTAAATGA
- the ltrA gene encoding group II intron reverse transcriptase/maturase, whose amino-acid sequence MIEKVLHRGNLLLAYRQVQANQGAAGVDGMSVLELAGHLQVNQEALVTAIRSSQYFPLPILGVEIPKSNGQKRRLGIPTVTDRLLQQAVNQAIAPLFELEFKEYSYGFRPNRNAHQAVWQAQKNINEGYQHIVDMDLKSFFDEVEHCLLLQLVYQKVKCPLTLRLIRKWLRAPILIGGKLTKRRKGVPQGSPLSPLLSNILLHELDKELEKQGLRYVRYADDFSVYTKSESEARQVGNNLFLFLKNKLRLPINREKSGIRRPVDFQILGYRFVPTYRKGEKGKYQLVVAEKAWARLKQNLKGITRKTTPSAFEQRVQQLKEVQRGWVNYFRLASIQGKLKQVDSWLRNRLRHCIWHDWKKPERKRKNLIRLGVSKGEAYAWSQTRKGGWAVAQSPILVTTITLKRLVKKGYESLFDYYKQVAPQLNEPLYTRPVRTVV is encoded by the coding sequence ATGATTGAGAAAGTATTGCACCGGGGCAACCTGCTGCTAGCCTACCGGCAAGTGCAGGCTAACCAAGGGGCAGCCGGCGTAGACGGTATGTCCGTACTTGAACTAGCTGGGCATCTGCAAGTAAATCAGGAGGCCTTAGTTACGGCTATCCGGAGCAGCCAGTACTTTCCTCTACCCATCTTAGGGGTAGAAATACCTAAGAGCAACGGCCAGAAGCGCCGGTTAGGCATTCCTACCGTAACCGACCGGCTGCTACAACAAGCAGTCAACCAAGCCATAGCCCCGCTTTTCGAGCTGGAGTTCAAAGAGTACAGCTACGGCTTCCGGCCCAACCGCAACGCCCATCAGGCGGTGTGGCAAGCCCAGAAGAACATTAATGAAGGCTATCAGCATATTGTCGATATGGACCTGAAAAGCTTCTTTGATGAAGTAGAGCACTGCCTGCTCCTGCAACTGGTATACCAGAAAGTAAAATGCCCGCTCACGCTGCGCCTGATCCGCAAATGGCTTCGGGCCCCTATCCTTATTGGGGGAAAGTTAACCAAACGCCGGAAAGGGGTACCACAGGGCAGTCCGTTGAGTCCGCTGCTCTCCAATATTCTGCTTCACGAGCTGGATAAAGAGTTGGAAAAGCAAGGCTTGCGGTACGTGCGCTATGCCGATGACTTTAGTGTTTATACCAAAAGTGAGTCGGAGGCCCGGCAGGTGGGCAACAACCTTTTCCTGTTCCTGAAGAATAAGCTAAGGCTACCCATCAACCGGGAAAAGAGCGGCATTAGACGACCCGTAGATTTTCAGATACTAGGCTACCGGTTTGTACCCACTTACCGGAAAGGGGAGAAAGGTAAATACCAGTTGGTGGTAGCAGAAAAGGCTTGGGCCAGGCTGAAGCAGAACCTGAAAGGGATTACCCGCAAGACCACGCCCAGTGCCTTTGAGCAGCGCGTTCAGCAACTCAAGGAAGTGCAGCGAGGCTGGGTAAACTACTTTCGTCTAGCCAGCATTCAGGGGAAGTTAAAGCAAGTGGATAGTTGGCTCAGAAACCGGCTGCGCCATTGCATCTGGCACGACTGGAAGAAACCCGAGCGGAAAAGAAAGAACCTGATCCGATTAGGCGTCTCAAAAGGGGAAGCCTATGCCTGGAGCCAGACCCGGAAAGGGGGCTGGGCAGTAGCGCAAAGCCCCATCCTGGTGACCACTATCACGCTGAAACGGTTGGTCAAGAAAGGTTATGAATCGTTGTTCGATTACTACAAACAAGTAGCCCCCCAACTTAACGAACCGCTGTATACGAGACCCGTACGTACAGTGGTGTGA